The following are encoded together in the Hoplias malabaricus isolate fHopMal1 chromosome 3, fHopMal1.hap1, whole genome shotgun sequence genome:
- the ackr3b gene encoding atypical chemokine receptor 3b, producing MSVSMNDLTDLLDMLTEQEQNFSFLDENGSHVEAMVCPSTFSQKALLTALSVLYIFIFVIGLAANALVVWVNIWAGKRERHETHLYILNLAIADLCVVATLPVSISSLLQHGHWPFGDAMCKITHLVFSINLFSSIFFLTCMSVDRYLSVAYFSSASSQGKRKWIRQLICVGVWLLALLAALPDTYFLQAVKSSHSESTVCRSVYPAETMQEWTVGVQLSFIVLGFAVPFPVIAIFYGLLARIVQPSADQERCLGRRLIFTYIVVFLVCWLPFHGTLLLDTLVLLNVMVPSCTWENVLYVALHLTQCLSLLHCCLNPIIYNFVNKNYRYDLMKAFIFKYSTKTGLARLIDASHVSETEYSAVENQGPL from the coding sequence ATGAGTGTCAGTATGAATGACCTGACTGACCTGCTGGACATGCTGACAGAGCAGGAGCAGAACTTCTCCTTCCTGGATGAAAACGGCTCACACGTGGAGGCAATGGTGTGTCCGAGTACCTTCAGCCAAAAGGCCCTCCTCACTGCCCTCTCTGTCCTCTACATCTTCATCTTCGTCATTGGCTTGGCTGCCAATGCTCTGGTGGTGTGGGTGAACATTTGGGCCGGGAAACGGGAACGCCACGAGACACACCTTTATATCCTCAACCTGGCGATTGCTGACCTGTGCGTAGTGGCCACCCTCCCAGTGTCTATCAGCTCACTGCTGCAGCATGGCCACTGGCCCTTTGGAGATGCCATGTGCAAGATCACGCACCTGGTCTTCAGTATCAACCTCTTCAGCAGCATCTTCTTCCTAACCTGCATGAGCGTGGATCGCTATCTGTCCGTGGCCTATTTCAGTAGTGCTTCTAGCCAGGGCAAGAGAAAATGGATCCGGCAACTCATCTGTGTCGGTGTTTGGCTTCTGGCACTGCTGGCTGCCCTTCCTGACACTTACTTCCTCCAGGCGGTCAAATCCTCGCATTCTGAGAGTACTGTCTGCAGGTCTGTGTATCCTGCTGAGACCATGCAGGAGTGGACGGTGGGCGTCCAGCTGAGCTTCATTGTCCTAGGCTTTGCTGTCCCCTTCCCTGTCATCGCTATCTTCTACGGCCTTCTGGCGAGGATAGTTCAGCCATCAGCCGACCAGGAACGGTGCCTCGGCCGTCGCCTGATCTTCACCTACATCGTAGTCTTCCTGGTCTGCTGGCTGCCATTCCATGGCACACTGCTGCTGGACACGCTGGTCCTACTCAACGTGATGGTACCATCTTGCACATGGGAAAACGTCCTGTATGTGGCGTTGCACCTCACACAGTGTCTCTCACTGCTCCACTGCTGCCTCAACCCCATCATCTACAACTTCGTCAACAAGAACTACCGCTACGACCTCATGAAAGCCTTCATCTTCAAGTACTCTACCAAAACAGGTCTGGCCAGGTTGATTGATGCCTCGCATGTGTCCGAGACGGAATACTCAGCTGTGGAGAATCAAGGACCTCTGTGA